From the Hevea brasiliensis isolate MT/VB/25A 57/8 chromosome 15, ASM3005281v1, whole genome shotgun sequence genome, one window contains:
- the LOC110636198 gene encoding elongation factor 1-alpha has protein sequence MGKEKVHINIVVIGHVDSGKSTTTGHLIYKLGGIDKRVIERFEKEAAEMNKRSFKYAWVLDKLKAERERGITIDIALWKFETTKYYCTVIDAPGHRDFIKNMITGTSQADCAVLIIDSTTGGFEAGISKDGQTREHALLAFTLGVKQMICCCNKMDATTPKYSKARYDEIVKEVSSYLKKVGYNPEKIPFVPISGFEGDNMIERSTNLDWYKGPTLLEALDQIQEPKRPSDKPLRLPLQDVYKIGGIGTVPVGRVETGILKPGMVVTFGPSGLTTEVKSVEMHHEALQEALPGDNVGFNVKNVAVKDLKRGFVASNSKDDPAKEAANFTSQVIIMNHPGQIGNGYAPVLDCHTSHIAVKFAEILTKIDRRSGKELEKEPKFLKNGDAGFVKMIPTKPMVVETFSGYPPLGRFAVRDMRQTVAVGVIKSVEKKDPSGAKVTKSAAKKGGK, from the exons ATGGGTAAGGAGAAGGTTCACATCAACATCGTGGTCATTGGCCATGTCGACTCTGGCAAGTCCACTACCACTGGTCATCTCATCTACAAGCTTGGAGGCATTGACAAGCGTGTGATTGAGAGGTTTGAGAAGGAAGCTGCTGAGATGAACAAGAGGTCATTTAAGTATGCCTGGGTGCTTGACAAGCTCAAGGCTGAGCGTGAACGTGGTATTACCATTGATATTGCCCTGTGGAAGTTCGAGACCACCAAGTACTACTGCACTGTCATTGATGCTCCTGGACATCGCGACTTTATTAAGAACATGATTACTGGTACCTCACAGGCTGACTGTGCTGTCCTTATCATTGATTCCACCACTGGTGGTTTTGAAGCTGGTATTTCCAAGGATGGTCAAACCCGTGAGCACGCCCTTCTTGCCTTTACCCTTGGTGTCAAACAAATGATTTGCTGCTGCAACAAG ATGGATGCTACCACCCCTAAGTACTCCAAGGCTAGGTATGATGAAATTGTCAAGGAAGTCTCCTCATACCTTAAGAAGGTTGGATACAACCCTGAGAAGATTCCTTTCGTTCCCATCTCTGGATTTGAAGGTGACAACATGATTGAGAGATCAACCAACCTTGATTGGTACAAGGGCCCAACCCTTCTTGAAGCTCTGGACCAGATCCAGGAGCCCAAGAGGCCGTCAGACAAGCCTCTCCGTCTCCCACTCCAGGACGTTTACAAGATTGGTGGCATTGGAACTGTCCCAGTGGGTCGTGTGGAGACTGGTATCCTGAAGCCTGGAATGGTTGTGACCTTCGGTCCCAGCGGATTGACAACTGAAGTTAAGTCTGTTGAGATGCATCACGAGGCTCTCCAGGAGGCCCTCCCTGGTGACAATGTTGGGTTCAATGTGAAGAATGTTGCAGTGAAAGATCTCAAGAGAGGTTTCGTGGCATCCAACTCTAAGGATGATCCTGCTAAGGAGGCTGCCAACTTTACATCACAGGTCATCATCATGAACCACCCTGGTCAGATTGGAAATGGTTATGCCCCAGTCCTGGATTGCCACACCTCTCACATTGCTGTCAAGTTTGCTGAAATCTTGACCAAAATTGATCGTAGGTCTGGCAAAGAGCTCGAGAAGGAGCCTAAGTTTTTGAAAAATGGTGATGCTGGATTCGTGAAGATGATTCCCACCAAGCCCATGGTTGTGGAGACTTTTTCTGGGTACCCTCCATTGGGTCGTTTTGCTGTAAGGGACATGCGCCAGACTGTTGCTGTTGGTGTGATCAAGAGTGTCGAGAAGAAGGACCCATCTGGAGCTAAGGTCACCAAATCTGCTGCCAAGAAGGGAGGGAAATGA